The sequence below is a genomic window from Candidatus Nanopelagicales bacterium.
AACGCCAGTCGGACACCGCCAAGCCGGATGATCGCGGCGTCGTTGAGCGTCCCACCAGGCGCGGCAGGAGCCAGCGCCGGGCCGATCACATCGCTCATGAGCCGCTGGGACAGCTGGCCGCCGGACCCGTGGCCGACCAGCACCGTGTCCTTGTCCGTTCGGGGAGCGGGGCAGGTAGCCGCGAGCGGGTCGGGCAGGGCGCTGTCCGTAGCGCGCGTGCCGGGACGTGGGACGGACGTCATGGTGACGGCACCGCCTCTCGTCGGGCTGCGAAGTAGGCAGCGCAGGTTCCCTCGGCGGACACCATCGGGGCGCCCAGCGGTGTCTCCGGATCGCACAACGTGCCATACGCGGCGCAATCGGTGGGCAGCTTCGCGCCCTGCAGGATGTCGCCGGCTATGCAGTCGGGGTGTTCCCGGGCTGTGATGTCACGCACGGCGAAGCGAGTCTCGGCGTCGAACCCCTGATACGCCGGGGAGATGTGCAGCCCTGAATCCGGAATCGTCCCGATTCCGCGCCAAGTCCTCTCGCCCACCTCGAACACCCGCTGGATTGTGTCCTGGGCGGGACGGTTGCCGTCGCGGCGGACTGAGCGTGCGTACTGGTTCTCGACCTCGAAGCGGCCTTCTTCAAGCTGGCGCACGACCATCAGGATCCCCTCGAGGATGTCGAGCGGCTCAAAGCCCGTGACAACGATCGGGACCTTGTACTTCGACGCGATGGGCTCGTATTCGCCCATGCCCATCACTGTGCAGACGTGCCCAGCGGCGAGGAACCCCTGCACCGTGCACGCGGGCGACTGCAGGACAGCCGCGAGGGCGGGTGGCACGAGCACGTGGCTGATGAGCATCGAGAAGTTGTCCAGGCCGAGCGCCTCGGCGTGCAGGATCGCCATGGCGTTTGCCGGCGCCGTCGTCTCGAATCCGACGCCGAAGAAGACGACCTGGTGCTGCGGGTTCGCCGCCGCGAGCTTGACCGCGTCCAGCGGGGAGTAGACGAACCTGACGTCGGCGCCCTGTGCCCGCAAGGAGAGCAGGTCCGTCTCGGAACCGGGCACGCGCAGCATGTCCCCGTAGCTAGTGAAGATCACGTCAGGGAGTCCGGCGATGGCCAATGCGCGGTCGATTTGCTCAAGCGGCGTGACACACACCGGGCAACCTGGTCCGTGGATGAGGCGGACCTTCTCGGGAAGCAGTTCGTCAATGCCCTGGCGGATGATCGTGTTGGTCTGCCCCCCGCACACCTCCATCAGGCTCCACTGGCGCGTGACTGTCTCGTGGATTTCCGCGACGAGGGCCTTGGCCAGTTTCGGGTCCCGGTACTCACTGATGAACTTCATCGGGGGGAGTCCTTCAACTCGCGGCCGTGCTCCGATTCCGCGGTCGCGGCGAGTTCCTGTTCGTACAGATCGCTCATCTCCTGGATGATGGCGAGGGTCTGCATCGCTTCAGCTTCGTCCACGCGGCTGATCGCGAATCCGACGTGGACTATCACGTATTCGCCGACCTCAGCTTCGGGAACGAACGCCAGGCACACCTGTCGCCGCACACCCCCGAAGTCAACGCTGGCGGTACGGAACTCCTCGGCCCCCTCGACTTCGAGAATCCGCCCTGGGATACCTAGACACATCGCCGCATCACCTTCCCTGGAGCCGAGCAGCCGCGATCGCTGCTTGGCCGTAGCTGATTCCGCCGTCGTTCACCGGGATCTCCTCGCCCATGTAGACCTCGAAGCCTTCGCCCTCCAGCGAAGCGGGCAGCCTAGCAGCGAGCCACTGGTTTTGCAGGACACCGCCTGAGAGGCACACCGTGTTCAAGCCGCGCTCCTTCCGAGCTTCCAAGCACAGGGCTGTCGTCACCGCGATAACAGTGTTGTGGAACCGGGCGGCCAGCGCCCCGATGTTGATCGAATCGGCCCTGCCGGTGATCAGCGCGGCGAGAGTCGGGCGGGGGTCATAGACCCAAAGCCCGTCGCAGCGGCGCAGTTCCCAGGGCAGTTCCCCGGACTCCCGTTGGTCGGCTGCCGTCTCCAGTTCGATCGCGGCCTGCGCCTCGAAGGCGGCGACGTCGCAAAGGCCGAGCAGACTCGAGGCGGCGTCGAACAACCGGCCCGCGCTTGAGGTCAGCGGAGCGTTCAGACCGCGGGCGACCTGGGTTCGGACTATCTCGACCTCGCGCGGGTCGAGCCCGTCGAGGAATGGGGAAGCTTGGTCGCGCACCTGGGCCGACAGCCCCGCCTCCCCGGCATTGGGCCCTTCCGCGCCGAAGAGGTAGCCCAGCGCCATCCGGTATGGCTTGCGCACCGCCGCGTCGCCGCCGGGCATGGGGGCCAGCCCGAAGCGGGCGAAGCGAGAGTAGTCGAGCAGATCCGCGATCAGGATCTCCCCGCCCCACAGCGTGGCGTCGTCCCCCAGGCCGATGCCGTCGAACGCGACTCCGATGACCTCGTCGCGTAGCCCGTGCTCGGCGGCGCATGCGGCGACATGCGCGTGGTGGTGCTGGATTCCGATGCGCTGCTCCTGGCTGAAGTTGGCCACCGCGTACTGGGTTGACAGGTAGCCGGGGTGCAGGTCGTGGGCGACGACGACGGGCTCCAGAGCCTGCAAACGCGCGAGGTGGTTCAGGTTCCACGTGAAGGCATCGTGCGTGGCAGCGTCCTCCAGATCACCGGTGTGTGGGCCGATCCAGGCGCGATCCCCTAGGGCGAGCGCGAACGTGTGCTTCAGATGAGCGCCCGTGGCCAGCAGGGGCTCCCGTGCGGGGAAGGGCAGGGCCATGGGTGTTGGCGCGTAGCCCCGGGCGCGGCGGATGATCGCGCGGCTGCCTCGCACCACACGTGTTACCGAGTCGTCGTAGCGCGCGCGGATCTGGCGGTTGTTCGTCAGGAAGCTGTCAGCGATCTGCCCCAGACGCAGCAGCGCATCAGAGTCGTCGATCGCGATCGGCTCGTCGGATAGGTTCCCGCTGGTCAGCACAACCGGCCGACCGAAGCCGCCCACGAGGAGATGGTGCATGGGTGTGTAGGGCAGGAACAGGCCGACTCGTGGGTTGCCCGCACAGACCGCGGCGGCGAGGTGTGACCCGGCCTTCGCCTCCATCAGCACGATCGGTCTGGCGGACGACGTGACCAGTTCAAGCTCAGGATCCGAGACGTGCGCGAGGTCCTCGGCAGCGGCCAGATCAGGCGTCATGACCGCGAGTGGCTTGGCCCAACGGTGCTTGCGTTCCCTCAGCCGCCGCACCGCATCCTCGTCTGTCGCGTCGCACGCGAGCTGATAGCCACCCAAGCCCTTCACTGCCACGATTCGCCCGGAGGCCAGGTCCGCGATGGCCGCAGCGAGGGCCGATTCGGCCGTGAACTGGATGTTGGCGTCGGCGCTGGGTCGGTAGGCGAGCTGAGGGCCGCAGTCTGGGCACGCGATCGGCTCGGCGTGGAACCGCCTATCGGTGGGATCCTCGTACTCCCTCCGGCACGCTTGGCACAGCGGAAACGCGCGCATCACCGTGTAGCGGCGGTCGTACGGAAGGTCGTCGATGATGGTCGCCCGCGGCCCGCAGTTCGTGCAGTTGATGAACGGGTACCTGTGGCGACGGTCGTCGGGGTCGAGCATCTCGGCGGCGCAGTTGTCGCAGACCGCGATGTCCGGCGGGAACCACCGCTGCCCGCCTGGGGTATCGCTGGCGCTTTCGAGGATGACGAAGCCAGAGTTCGCGGGGGCAGGGGTGGCGGGAAGATGGGCTACGCCGATGGTCTCCACCCTGGCAACGGGGGGCGCGTCGCTTCGGAGGCGGACCACGAACTCATCGAGCCTGGCTCGCGGACCGTCGACCTGAATCTCGACACGGCCATCCACATTGCGCACCCAGCCGTCAAGGCCGAGTTCTCCAGCCAGCAGGTAAACGAACGGCCGGAATCCCACGCCTTGAACGGTTCCCCGCACCTCGACCTGAAATCGAGTCGGCGTGGACGTATCCGTGCCAACGCCGTCTGTCATGCAACGACGGTAGTCGAAGCCGGGCGGCGAGTTGCCCCTGTCGGAAGATCCCGACGGTCGCTTGGCGCCCATAGCAGCCTCCGCTGTTCACGCATCGGTCCTCGCCCTGTTGCTCCCGGCCCTCCGACCAGTGTGGCCCCGTCTCGCCCAGGTCGCAGTCGGCCGACTCGCTCTGGGGCGCGGTGGGCCGTAGGTCAGGCAGGCGCGAATGCTCAGCTGTTCACCGCTCGCTCAGCCACTTCTTCGTCGCGCCTAGCGAGCTGCGCGAGGGCCTCGCCGATGATCTCGAACTGGCGTTCGACTGCGGCTCGCAACATGGCCTCGCATGTGTAGTCGGCGAACGTCTTGCCTGCGGTGAATTCCCTCAGTGCGGTCGCGGCCTGCTGGATATCGTAGAGACATTTCCTGACTTCAAGCTGCATAGAGGAGCGCCTTGGTCTGGTCTACCGACTGACGGAAGAAGGGGTTTCTGATGGCCGAGCCCACGACGAGATCCGCCGGGACACCGAAAAGTAGTTCCAGCGCTTCGAGCAGGCCGAAGTACGTGTCGGCGTAGGCGCCGACAGGCAATGGTTCGAACTCAACCAGGAAGTCGAGGTCGCTGTCACCCGGGCGGTAGCGGTCGGTGGTGGCCGAGCCGAACAACTCCAGTCGGCGAACGCGGTAGCGTCGGCACAGGGTCTCGATTTCGGACTTGCGACCCACCAGATCCGGATTCATCGCTTGCCCTCCCGCTCGACACCGTAGCTCAATCGGGCGACGTTAGCCCCGGTTGCGGCATCGAAAGTCGCGGCTGGCGTCCGTAGGTGTTGGTCCCGACGGAGAGCGTCGCCCCCGTGTATTGGCTAGCCTCGTTATGCGTGTGAGCGAGCGGCCTTGCCTGGCCTAGGAGTACCGGATGTCATCGTCGGATAGCGAGCCGGGGAAGCCAGTGACCCGGCACGATATTCACGTGAACCCGTCCCAGATGAGGTTTGACCATTGGGCTCGAATCCGAGGTTTGACTGAGCGGCTGGCTCTCCACGGTGGTAACGCGGACGAACTCATTCCGCTGATCCGGCACAGCCTCGATGTCCTCGAGCCCTGGGAGAGGTACTTTGCGTTCCCGGGGCCTGGAACCATCGAGATGGTCCGCTCCTCGCTGACCGCACCCGACGTTGACGTCCTGGCCGCTCACATGGACAGGCTGGAGACCCTCCTGATCGAGCTTGGGGACAGAGCGGCCATCCTGGACGATCCGTTCGACCTGTCCTTGGAAGTGGATGACCTCCTGGAGGAGGCTGTTGAGCGGCACTACTTCACAGTTCTGGTGACGGAGTCTTTGACGCACCGCCAGATGAAAGAAGTGCGTCGGGCGTTGCGTGAGGCCCGGAGCCGCGAGGATGAATTCGTATTCGAACTTCTGCCTCTCGCATCGATCGAAGACGCGCTGGCGGCGGTCGTGGCCAATCCGCAGGTGCAGGCCGTTTGGATCCGCGGTGATGTGCCGCTGCGTTCAGACAACCCGCTTGAGTTCTTCCGGCGTGAGGCTGATCTTCTGGCCAAGCTGGAGGAGACCAGTGGCCTCCGCATGCACGGCCCGCTGCTCGCGGCGGCCATCCGGCGGCTACGGCCTGAGCTTGACTTGTACTTGACAGTTGACGCCGAGGGTCAGCTGCCGGATCCGGAGGACCAGGCTCTGTTCAACAGGGTCTTCTATCGCCGGGAGCACCCTGCCGAGATCCACATGGCCACGATTGACGGCGTGAGGCGCCGATTCCGCACGCCGTTCTTCGACGCGCTGAAGGAGTACGCGAAGAGGCCGATCGGCAATTTCCACGCCCTTCCGATAGCGCGCGGCAACTCCGTGTT
It includes:
- the hypD gene encoding hydrogenase formation protein HypD; the protein is MKFISEYRDPKLAKALVAEIHETVTRQWSLMEVCGGQTNTIIRQGIDELLPEKVRLIHGPGCPVCVTPLEQIDRALAIAGLPDVIFTSYGDMLRVPGSETDLLSLRAQGADVRFVYSPLDAVKLAAANPQHQVVFFGVGFETTAPANAMAILHAEALGLDNFSMLISHVLVPPALAAVLQSPACTVQGFLAAGHVCTVMGMGEYEPIASKYKVPIVVTGFEPLDILEGILMVVRQLEEGRFEVENQYARSVRRDGNRPAQDTIQRVFEVGERTWRGIGTIPDSGLHISPAYQGFDAETRFAVRDITAREHPDCIAGDILQGAKLPTDCAAYGTLCDPETPLGAPMVSAEGTCAAYFAARREAVPSP
- a CDS encoding HypC/HybG/HupF family hydrogenase formation chaperone, with translation MCLGIPGRILEVEGAEEFRTASVDFGGVRRQVCLAFVPEAEVGEYVIVHVGFAISRVDEAEAMQTLAIIQEMSDLYEQELAATAESEHGRELKDSPR
- the hypF gene encoding carbamoyltransferase HypF, which translates into the protein MTDGVGTDTSTPTRFQVEVRGTVQGVGFRPFVYLLAGELGLDGWVRNVDGRVEIQVDGPRARLDEFVVRLRSDAPPVARVETIGVAHLPATPAPANSGFVILESASDTPGGQRWFPPDIAVCDNCAAEMLDPDDRRHRYPFINCTNCGPRATIIDDLPYDRRYTVMRAFPLCQACRREYEDPTDRRFHAEPIACPDCGPQLAYRPSADANIQFTAESALAAAIADLASGRIVAVKGLGGYQLACDATDEDAVRRLRERKHRWAKPLAVMTPDLAAAEDLAHVSDPELELVTSSARPIVLMEAKAGSHLAAAVCAGNPRVGLFLPYTPMHHLLVGGFGRPVVLTSGNLSDEPIAIDDSDALLRLGQIADSFLTNNRQIRARYDDSVTRVVRGSRAIIRRARGYAPTPMALPFPAREPLLATGAHLKHTFALALGDRAWIGPHTGDLEDAATHDAFTWNLNHLARLQALEPVVVAHDLHPGYLSTQYAVANFSQEQRIGIQHHHAHVAACAAEHGLRDEVIGVAFDGIGLGDDATLWGGEILIADLLDYSRFARFGLAPMPGGDAAVRKPYRMALGYLFGAEGPNAGEAGLSAQVRDQASPFLDGLDPREVEIVRTQVARGLNAPLTSSAGRLFDAASSLLGLCDVAAFEAQAAIELETAADQRESGELPWELRRCDGLWVYDPRPTLAALITGRADSINIGALAARFHNTVIAVTTALCLEARKERGLNTVCLSGGVLQNQWLAARLPASLEGEGFEVYMGEEIPVNDGGISYGQAAIAAARLQGR
- a CDS encoding DUF86 domain-containing protein, with protein sequence MQLEVRKCLYDIQQAATALREFTAGKTFADYTCEAMLRAAVERQFEIIGEALAQLARRDEEVAERAVNS
- a CDS encoding nucleotidyltransferase domain-containing protein encodes the protein MNPDLVGRKSEIETLCRRYRVRRLELFGSATTDRYRPGDSDLDFLVEFEPLPVGAYADTYFGLLEALELLFGVPADLVVGSAIRNPFFRQSVDQTKALLYAA